The following are encoded together in the Bactrocera neohumeralis isolate Rockhampton chromosome 6, APGP_CSIRO_Bneo_wtdbg2-racon-allhic-juicebox.fasta_v2, whole genome shotgun sequence genome:
- the LOC126762524 gene encoding uncharacterized protein LOC126762524: MCKRGFEQFVLNCGLTLLLVGCILAAASERRCPIAYRCADVEEVVWSTDGSKCFVWRNGCHLKNENCQRLNSRREELREVTKEECQEKCIDACVEIYSPVCAEYNGVRRTFSHSCALEAHICRSGKTYSLFGHAECDTN, from the exons ATGTGCAAGCGTGGCTTCGAACAATTTGTCCTTAATTGTGGACTAACGCTATTGTTGGTGGGTTGTATTTTAGCCGCCGCATCCGAGCGACGCTGTCCGATAGCGTACAGGTGTGCAGATGTTGAAGAAGTCGTCTGGTCCACGGATGGCAGCAAGTGTTTTGTGTGGCGAAATGGCTGTCacttgaaaaatgaaaattgtcaGCGTCTAAATAGTAGACGAGAAG AGTTACGAGAAGTCACCAAAGAAGAGTGTCAGGAAAAGTGTATTGACGCCTGCGTAGAGATTTATAGCCCCGTTTGTGCTGAATATAACGGTGTCAGACGCACCTTTTCGCATAGTTGCGCTTTGGAAGCCCATATTTGTCGCTCTGGAAAAA CGTACAGTCTGTTTGGCCACGCAGAGTGTGATACAAATTAG